gagaaactttttatgatttttgttagattttgttatatttttttgtagttcatagattttttttgttagattagatgtatagtaatttagatgtgtagttcatagtatgttaatttagattgtgtaattaatttgttcatattgtgttagattttttttcatttaatagatttttttggtgatattattgttgaatatgcatgtttgtatgttcatatatatgcaaagatcgaatatgtcaaatttttatgatttttttctgttcatagaatttttttgatttttttctgttgtaattttgttcatagaattttaatgatttttttgttcatagtatttagaaaaaggaaaaaaaataagaagagaaagtgtttaatataataagttagaaaaatactagtttatttttagtaggtactactttattttatttatagtaagtgcttcatatatagttgaactagctagttgatttacaaaactactttattttactatatatagaagtagtttgtttttagtaattagtactactttatttatttatagtaaatgcttagtagttgaactagctagttgatttaattaataaaactactttatttaactatatatagaagtagttcccgcatcgacgtcggtgatgcctatcccgcatcctcgtcgtcgtcgactcagcGGTGGAGGCCTACTTGattagggccatgttcgggactgggctccaccaggctggtattgggaggtgctaccttccgggggacataggtttgtgaggaggcagcccgttgtcgacccgatccttgtttggtggcggtcacgtaggccagtgacggtgctgaggcttacggacaccgtggaggtggtacgtcaccgtgtcagcgaggaggacgagcacgtctgtcgctacatggttgcattggagggcaggttcaacaatacctggcaggttcttcagagatctcactggagctatgatcctctgatggttccttatctttggttgtccaccgcccgcgacgatacccgtcgggcgttatggttctagttgtattagtgatgctatattagtgataatattcgacgatgtacggacaccaagagatgatgtacttttgcttataattattgaatgcatgctaatttgaatactactttattttatgatttggttttgcttattttatgatttggttttgcttattgaatgctcatattggataagttctcctccattcccgtgtgctagacaatttggtgtaataatgcacttgggaatgaaaggaggagctacgtacatcaccgatagtcaacccgtgattaataataatgatctagtttaatatttgaattatgaacataggtcgGAAATgttgtactcggacgacgaaaaccgcccgggggagtgcgactggtgccacgacgaccgaggtatgtgcgacaggttcattgagctggacgaagatcggcgcttcagcattaagctcgaggaaacctttgatgttcatacggtacgcaacgacgataatactttttttcgtaattaagcacgacttcaactattttatcgtgtatttttcatcttttccaattcgactagcttatcccatgctatgcaagacgctatgtcttggagaggatgggttttgaaaaccatgaaagtatggaaaccaaaaaaattatcctaagcacccatcatggtgtggattttcaagtaaagctgtacaatgctgagagtgtaacccattttggttgcaaaaattgggaagcactttgcaagatgtacggttttgatgagggtatgcttgtcaccatggatcttggtgatcctacagtcgagcaagagagaccttcgatttgggtccttgtgaatacacctccaattctttccccatgtgagcttaacatagttattaagtaatttatattgtttatttcaaaatagttgacaacttattttcattgacagcttattttcattcttcaaagaatgtgcggaagatggtagacagaacctactacaccgaaggctccgaattaacttatcaggagaaaaatcatctggtcgcattttgtactgatcttgagaattacaatatctacaatcaaactcctcaacattatggtcaatacgtgccactaatgcacgtgttgaactacggtaactaccatggagatacccaggtaagattttttactattatgacatccgtgcatctttttgcaaacttttaaaactagtacatcattgctaactacgaagttattactatgtttatgAACAGATAAtcacgaatgattgtgtgcctcatctgatgtatacgcacggtacccttcatgttttgaacatacaactagGTCtttctacgaatctcaactgtccataccgggtttctaaaaaaaatgaagacatgacaatcaaagaatggaaaaaatgtatggacagtcgtaaggagcttcttgaaaGCAAAatgcagcgaagggcaagaattggagacaggatgatcgccattcttcataatggagagtcaaggcctatattgttttatgctgttttaccttaagggtgtttaggtcctacctgatactgatgatcatgtgctaagaacaattatgtagggttgggttcgatgactatgaggatgatgatcgtatgacttactaTTAATAACGAGtaaaagttgtatgatgatgcatgattagtaggacttgttattatatatgatgatgtatgatgcgagcatgcatgagttattatatcagtgggtgaaatgaacatagtagcagcgttggaccaaggacgaagatataagagaggacttctctctattagctagctaataacaaactAAAAAtaaccccaaaacccctaaagcagacactttaaaaaaaagaaatacatggacttttggtcccggttggtgccaccaaccgggaccaaaggcccccctgcctgggctcggcgcaccggccacgtggaggcacatctgtctcggttcgtgtttgaaccgggactaaaggatgaaTGTATTAGTAAcgatccattagtcccggttcatgaaccggaactaaaggcccttacgaaacaGGAcagatgcccccttttctactagtgaagcctGTCATATGAAATTGAGAAACAAAAATTTACTACTGGTCCCTAGCCTATCTCAGTCCACTGTCTAGTGTCTAGCCTGTTGTTTACCCGTTCCAACCCTTTATACTGAGAAGAGCCTGCCCTTCATTTTCATGCGTGATTCGCCACTTGCATCTATGTTACCGAGGGAACACTGCTATTGACGTCGTTGTGCGCGGTACAAGCAGCTGTACAAAAGGCGGGTGATGATGGAGACATTCGATGCCACAAAATGAAGGAGACCAAGTGACCAACAGCCCACATGCTAGACACCTTTAGTAGGTGCAAAAATGACCGGTTTTACCTTTTGTAGACGCAAGGCTTTTGTTGATACTTGGGTGTTGTAGTGTTAACTTTGTCAGGAGGTGTGGGGCTTGACAACTTCTGTGCAGCGCATATCGATGTTTCTGCTCGAAACTAAAAACAGAACTAACCTCAAATATTCGAAACTAAAAATAGAACTACTGCTAAGATTTGCGCCTTTTTAGGAGAAAAAAAGTACACCTCGGCAATTATAGAGTCATGGAAGGTCGTGCGCATAACTACGATCGCCACGGTCTACTCTGGACGTATGCACCTCAAGGCTGTCCTGCATTAGGAATAAACTACCTGCGGTAGTTGGCAGGTACGGTGCAGAACATTTTCTGTTGAGATTGATACGTTATAGTAGAACATTGATCATATATGTATAGAAGCAATGCTACACTTACGTAAAGAATCTACTTAAGTTTACGTAGCAGCCAACGTGAAAGGATAGGATTGGTGTTTAGAGGAGTGAGGGGCCCACCCTCTAAAAATCAGGGGATGTTTAGATTAGTTTGGAAGCTTTCGTAACCTGACGTAGATTCTTTCGTAGGTTTAGCATTCTCGTATGTATAGACCAGATGCGTATCTCATAGATTCCGGTCTGATATATACAGTAACTGCTAAACCACCAACATGCTTTATTTACACCGCAAACATGCTTACATACTTATTTGGATTTCGAAGGTCATTTCCATGTAGAAGTGccacatatatatacataaacataaACAAACACGTAAACCGGCCCGCGGTTGGAGTGACCACACTGACTGACCGGTTCCATTCAAAATCTCGGTGGGAAGTCGACCCAAACCCACCTCGCGCGCGAGCTGTACTATGAAGGCTATGAGCGGTTGCACGTACGAGGCTAGGAGCGGCATGCAAGGGGCCAGCGCAGCCCACGCGTGGACGGGCAACAACCACGTAGCGCTGTGGGGGCCACGTGTAACCCCGCGGGGCCCATGCCGGGACTGGGTCCCAGGCGAGGTGGCGCGGAGGCGAGGGCACATGGGCTGGGCGCGCGCGAGGTGTCCCCTCCCGCGTGCGTGGCGCGTGCATGCATGAATGCATGGCCTCGCCGCCCACGTACGCGCGGACCtcggccggcctcctcccgcgCATGCTCTGCTTCCCTCTCCCTCCCTACAAACTGGAGAGAGCGCGCGCATAGTGCCGGTCTCTTATTTAAGTGTGGCTGCCTGCACTCTCTCCCTCTCATAGTCATATACGCACATACATCCGTCCTCTCTTCTTTCTTCTCCCCTCTCCCTGTCAGGTTTTTTTGCAGTCCCATGTATCTCCCTTCCCTATAGCTAGCTGCTTTGCTCGTGCATCTCGAAGGTCGCAATACTTGGCCGAAGCTGAGAACTTCTTGTGTGTGGTAAGAATTAAGCAGTACACTACtttctactctctccgttccaaattactcgtcgcagaaatggatgtacctacaactaaaatacgtctagatacgtaCATACCTGTGACAAATAATGGAGTAGTTTGTTAGTACACTACTAGTGCAACCTATGCGTATGTGTAGGGCTCGCGTAATTGATCGTGCAAGTATTAGTTGCAACAGACCATGGGTGATCGGAATGTGTTTCGATTTTTTCCTATCGCTGTCATGGGTAGCATATATTATGTGTTGATGGGAAGTATCTGAAAATATCTAGACGGAACATGACCTCGTCGATCGGCTCAATCATTTTAGGGACTGTGCAGCTATACCTGCCTCAATTGTGCGCGCATGCACGACTCCTTGTGTTTTCTGATTGTAACGTGCGCGCGTTTGATGACTTCCTGTCGAGCAGCATTGCCAAACTGATGGCGtctcggggaggaggaggagcacatgCTAGCCGGCCGCCTCTGAGGGTCGGGCGCACGAAGGAGTACCGCATGGGCAGGGACACGCAGCTACTCGCCGCCGAGGGCTCGCCGGTGAGCCTCTTCGTTCTCTGTGGCGACCGGTTCGAGGGCTCGCAGCTGTTCCGCTCCGGCGAACTGTCGGTGCACATGATCCGGGTCGAGGGCCACCCCGTGTCCATGGCCTCCTGCACCGTCGGTGACCACCAGTGGATGCTCGCCAGGGACGCACTCGTTGCACGCGTTGACGCCCGCGTCTTCGTCTTCGAGCTGCCGGGGTTCTTCTACGCAGTCGTCGTGCCGCCGGACGAAGCCGTCGGCTCCGGGGCCACGGAGAGGAAATGCGCCATACTGGCCGAGATCTTCTCTCGGTTCTGTGCGTACCAGGATCTCTCCAATGCAGAAGGTAACAGCATTGTTGTACATATGCCTGCCTAGCTTGCATGGGTACTATGTATATTCTACCAAGTAGGTATCTCAGTATATGGTCCAATTTTTAACATTAAGCAACAGAAATGCACGAATCTCTTGATTTTATGTCGCATTGAGACGTGTCGACCCTAGAGAGAGACCCAACTTTTTCTTTTTTGATGTGCCAGTGCCTAGATCGTACCGCAACTAATTAATTTGTTGTACTCTTCGATTATGTTCAGGTGGAGAGGAAGCCGGCGACCAGCAGAGCCAGCACTGGAACCCATGGGTTCGTGCACACTCTAGGATACAGCGCCTCGGGAGGCCCACTATGATCTCCGGCCGTGCAACCGCCGATGCGCCTGCCGCCATCGGCAGCGCCAGGCAGATGGAGCGCGCCGTGCGCACGTCGGCCGTTGTGAAGCTGCTGAACCGTTCCCTCCtcgccggcgcgctccagcccgcgcGGCACCTGACAATCACCCTCGGTGCCGGTGTCGGCGTTGGCGCTGTTCGCGGCACAAGCGCACTCCCCACTGCCTTCGCGGCGGCGCTGCCGAGCAAGTCCGTCGTGTCCGACCTGCTCGACGCCATCGAGACGAGCCGGACGAACGCGCCGCGCCGCGAGGCCCGCCGTAGCAACGGCCTGGGGTGGTGGAGCCTCAACGTCGAGGGAGTCATGATGCTGCTCAGAGTCGTTCAGGCGATCCGGGGCAGGAGACTGCCAGCGGCTCTGGGTGTGGGCACGAAGAGGCCGCGCGACGATGGGAACGGAGGCGCCGGGCACGATGGTCTCAAAGGTGGCAGCGGCGTTGGACCGGCGCTCGGCGGCAGTGGGGCACGTCGGTGGTGCGGCGGGAAGCAGAGGAAGCTGGGGAGCACGGTGGGTGCATGGGGAAGCTCTTGACGAGGTTTAGTTGTCCCCAAAGGGGACCTGAGAATTAAGTGGTGATTAAGGAGTTCTTTTAGGTTTTCTGGAGCCAGGCTTAATTAGCTCGTTCATCTGTACATTTAGATGCATGATCTAGTGCTAAGTGTGCTAAGACCTAAGAATGCTCATGCTTTAATCATTAATCTCTCTAGCTAGCCTCCCGCCTCTCGCCTCTATATAAACTGCTAAGTCATCTATATATGCGTAGACAATTTGTGAGATACTCCC
Above is a window of Triticum dicoccoides isolate Atlit2015 ecotype Zavitan chromosome 5B, WEW_v2.0, whole genome shotgun sequence DNA encoding:
- the LOC119305659 gene encoding uncharacterized protein LOC119305659, which gives rise to MASRGGGGAHASRPPLRVGRTKEYRMGRDTQLLAAEGSPVSLFVLCGDRFEGSQLFRSGELSVHMIRVEGHPVSMASCTVGDHQWMLARDALVARVDARVFVFELPGFFYAVVVPPDEAVGSGATERKCAILAEIFSRFCAYQDLSNAEGGEEAGDQQSQHWNPWVRAHSRIQRLGRPTMISGRATADAPAAIGSARQMERAVRTSAVVKLLNRSLLAGALQPARHLTITLGAGVGVGAVRGTSALPTAFAAALPSKSVVSDLLDAIETSRTNAPRREARRSNGLGWWSLNVEGVMMLLRVVQAIRGRRLPAALGVGTKRPRDDGNGGAGHDGLKGGSGVGPALGGSGARRWCGGKQRKLGSTVGAWGSS